A window of Nicotiana sylvestris chromosome 8, ASM39365v2, whole genome shotgun sequence genomic DNA:
agatgctgaggaaagatgccaaaacacgttggaccgaggattgtcagaaagctttcgacaaaatcaagaagtacctgtccacaccaccggtCTTGGTCCTGCCAGAGCCAGGACAACCTTtactactctatctatctgtattggatggagccttcggatgtgttctaggacaacatgatgagatagggagaaaggagcaagccaaacactacctaagtaagaaattcacaccttatgaagcacgatactctctgttggaacgcacatgttgtgctttgacctagacgacccagaaattgaggcattacttctgtgcatataccacatacctcatatccaggatggaccccctgaagtacatattttagaaacACATGCCGActaggaagttagccaagtgCAGATAttattaagtgagttcgatatcgtctacgtaactcaaaagacagtcaaaggacaagcattggtagaccatcttgctgaaaatcttatgggaggagaatatgaacccttgaaaatgtattttcctgatgaagaggtgtcatttgtaggagaggacattactgaagcatatgacggttggaggacgttcttcgatggagctgcaaatttcaaaggagtgagCATTGGAGCGGTTTTAGTATTAGAAACAGGTCAAAAATatctggtatctgctaaactTAGGTTTctctgcaccaacaatatgataGAGTATGAAGCCgacatactagggctcaacatgacaatcgacattcaggagctgctggtaataggtgattcagattttcttgtgcaccaggtacaaggagaatgggccaccaagtattccaagatatttccatattTGCACTatgtacaagaattgagaaagaggttcactaAGATAGAGTTTtagcatgtgcccagaattcagaatgagcttgtcgatgcattggccacctgtcatctatgatacaacatctgaacaagaatttcattgatcctatcccagtgagaattcataatcaaccAACGTATTGTGCCCacattgaagaagaaacagatggaaaaccttggttccatgacatcaaagagtatttggcaaaaagagaatatccggagcatgtgAACCACACTTAGAAACGCACACttcagagattgtccaatcaccTTTTCCatagcggaggaaacttgtatagaagaactcctgatttgggattgctaagatctGTCGATGCAAAAGAGgcttctaaactacttgaggagatacatgctgggacctgcggcccgcatatgaatggttttgtcttggccaagaaaatacttagggccggttacttttggatgactatggagacataTTGCATCCGGTATGTCCTCAAATactaccaatgtcaagtgcatgccgatatgataaaaatATCTCCAAATGATCTCAATgccacaagctcaccttggcctttcgccgcttggggaatggatgtcatcggtcctatCGACCCCACTACTTCAAATGGgtacaggtttattctagtagccattggctatttaacaaaatgggtagaggctgcatcctacaaagttgtaaccaagaaagtcgccacagactttgtcaaggatcatattgtttgtcgattcggagttcctgagtctattgtcactgataatgccgccaatctcaacagtgatctgatgaaggccatgtgtgaaactttccaaatcaagcacaagaactccacatagtacagacctcaaatgaatggagctgtagaagccgccaacaaaaacatcaagaagatactaaggaagatggtagaaaaccacaagcaatggcacgagaagctaccctTTTCTTTGTTGGGATgccgcactacagttcgcacatcaaccggggcaactccctacatgctggtttatggtaccgaagttgtcatcccagccgaggtagagatcccttttttaaggatcatacaggaagccgaactcagtgacgcagaatggataaggagccgctatgagaaattggcccttatagatggaaaaaggatgaatatagtatgtcacggtcaactttaccagaacagaatgtctagagctttcaacaaagcGGTCAAGCTAAGACGGTTTGCACCAAGATAGTTGGTgctgaagaaaatcttcccacatcaagatgaatccaaagggaaattctctcccaactagcaaggtcctTATATGGTTCACATGGTGCTAATAGGAGGGGCTCTCAAACTTAcagaaatggacgaagaagtctagccaaaaccaattaattcagacgcagtcaagagatactatgtttagactacttacatttcttcatctgatgtaattgaactacgcttgacctgattcccgtttaagatgGGATACGTGGGTATCcatgtgggttcggtcacatcataataaaatttccatttccccccaagatcagaaactggagtagaatttttaggaggaccctcaaaattccggagcatgTCCAGCAGACGCCAGCATATGCCAGACaatcagaaattggttaagaaacatgggcagaattttgagaagggttctcaaaattccgaagaaggttcaacaagtttCGTTACTCGCAATGTCCGAagaatcatctaccaaactggggaagaattttgaggagcaccctcaaaattctaacacgagAAAGCTGTGATGTCTCTGAGATGTGTTATAGTCACTGGTTCCTCCAAAAATTATTTGATAATTTCACCATGTTTCTaaaaaaataactctattttgaTCAATAATTGCacattttcgaaaactctattttcgtaatagccaggtgttacccagggaaactcaaacaaggcATCCAACATGAATAAACAAGTCCAGCaaacaaaggcacgaaccaacctccccatacaaaacttacaatttttctttaagTGCAGGCACATCTGACGTAACCGTACCACCCACAAATATATACATgcagcaaaatcactatcaatcggGTCATCGAACACCGAATATATCCCCAACTAAGAAATATtatactcttatttgctactcgttCTTTgaatgggactaagccttgtcccgcatcttgcatgaggctaagcccttcctccatatttgcatgaggctaagcactgcctccatatttgcataagactaagcactgccttacatttgcatgggactaatccatgtcccgcatcttgcatgaggctaagcctgcctccatatttgcataaggctaagcaccgcattccatttgcatgggactaagccctgtcccgcatcttacaagaggctaagctctgcctccacattttcataaggctaatctctgccttcatttgcatgggactaagccctgtcccaaaccttacatgaggctaagccttgcctccatatttgcataaggctaagcactgccttttatTTTCATAGGACTAAGCCATGTTctgcatcttgcatgaggctaagctttgcctccacatttgtgtatgcggcaaaatcagagggtccaatttcttgctATTAGTCCATttcagaagaacacctcgagGCCTTGAGGACGCGAAGCTGTGACCAAGTTCCCTCTCTTGAAGCTTGTCGAGGCCCGACTTAAAGGGAATATCgatcgaggctagagtaaaaatggggaattcccaaggcacgcggctaagtctgacaaagccggcTTTCCCGGAACCTGTATCAAGGTGTCACGTCTAGCCATCCCTtctccatacctttacaattaatgcattttgtactatgttgggattcccctcctatataaaggggatccttaccatTTTGTAGGAGGattgttgttgctccaactactctacaaaagataaataacaactctctctctctctctctctctctctcttctctctaacttactcgctcaaGATTTTTACTTTCATTTATTAtgttcatacttgttcttcatttactacttgtcattggccataaagagactcccttaattatatcctaactgttagccctttcCCGATTATCCTCGTTAGCTCGAACCcaagcccaggcatcgacctcgaggccccgcaTCGGTCAATCTGATTCCAGAATAGCTAAATCCCCCAACTCGATTATAATTCCATTTTAGATcgcatttcatcttttattttcacatatctagcatcaactgcttaacaactagtataaatattgatcacatatttttagagtcccatcaacaaatttaattgttattaccattttcacggtaaacaataatTATAATCGAACCAGGGGGTTTAGTTATTCGGGCCTCGAACTGATCGATGCGAGGCCTCGAgatcgatgcctgggctcgggctcgagctatcggggataatcgagaaagggctaacagttaggatataattaagggaggctctttatggccaatgacaagcagtaaatgaagaacaagtatgaacgTAATAAATGAAAGTAATAATCTctagcgagtaagttagagagaaaagagagagagagagaaagttgTTATTTATCTTGTGTAGAGTAGTTGGAGCGACAATAGTCCTCTTACAAAatggtaaggatcccctttatataggaagggaatcccaacatagtacaaaatgcattcattgtaaaggtatggagatgggacggctagacgtgacaccTTGATATAGGTTCCTGGCaggccggctttgtcagacttagtcgcgtgccttgggaattcccatttttactctagcctcgatcGATTGTCCCTTTAGGTCGGGCCTCAATGAGCTTCGAGGGGAACTCGGTCACAACTTCGCGTCCTCGAGGCctcgaggtgttcttctgaaATGAACTAATAGCAAGAAATTGGACCATCTGATTCGCCGCATaaagatagtctccgcgtttcctagaacGAAGCGATGGGAAACGATTTTGATGCCCGACTTCTCGGTCTTCCCGTGACGACGTCATGCCGATGACGCAACCTATGGCGTAAGTTTTCACGATAACCGGGACATCCCATGGACGTGTCTTTTCGACGCCATTCAATGTgatgttgttgatacccaatttttccccaaaatatttaaaatcatatatataccttcaaaatcatgcattaatagcaATTAGTATTTTTCCACAATTTTCCTATATTTGTAGTAATTTATCCATCATTTTTGTTTCCAACAAATAATTACATAATGGCATTACAAATGATTTCAGAAGCATCTCTTGATTTAACTTATTATTTATGGTCTTATTTGaatcaaattatttcataattggccaaattggcatcttttggctataattacaataactttgtaattatagcctaataatatgattttatattatttttcaccggaaattaatcatttgtatttttaaataccaAGTAATCTTTTTTAACtattttctatgcatgaaattcattttgtacaatttttagctatttttataaattgttttatttaatttaaccattttatttaaattttaaccTAATTAAACCAACCCCAATCAAatcagcccaagacccaggcccaaacctaatcATACCCGACCTAATTCCGtccaaatcctggccgttgatcatttctGATCAACGATCCAGATTGATTCCTTCATTAATTAACCTAAAAGACTACCCCCCCCCCCGCCCAAACCCTCatttctctcattctctcatCACTCTTCGCCGTCTCACCCTCTCATTCTCTCTTAAGTCATCTACTAAACATAAGCTTCTACTCGTCGGACGTTGGCTCGCCGTTATCAATGGCGGTTCCACCACCACCTCTAACCTCTATGGCTCCCTCACATGCCGGATCCTTGCTACCTTGAGGCCCTCAAAGGAACCAGAAGGCGGTCCACTCATCTCCCATGGTTTCTATGTCATTCTCAGACCGTCCATGGTCGTCCGAGTAAGATTCTAGCGTCTCCGGCTAGAACCTGTGGTTTCTAGGCAGGTTCTCTTTCTTTCTCGGTTGtctttttgaaaccctaactacTAGCTCCTAATTGCTTAGATCTGTAACAGATCTGAGTATATTTTGAATGATCTTTACTGTTTTCTTGATAATCTTTCTGATTTTGCAAAAACGTCTCTTCATCttcaaaactagggtttcttaaccccttttcaAAATGACTTCTCCTCTAATTTTCAGTATTATTCTTTGATTTCTACTATGTTTAAACGGGTTATTTAAGTTTTCCTTATATCCGATTCATTATGTTAAATCCCTAAGTTTCTTGGGTTTCGCCTGTGATTCTGAGTTCGTTTTGATAATGTGTTCAACTAAATTGTATATTTCTGTGATTCTGTGATTTTTACTCTATGTTTGTTTGTTAGGGTTCCTGATTATGATTATTCCTGCTTATTATGTGATTTTACCCTATTTTGTTCTtcaatgtttctgattcttcactTTTCCTACCTGTATCATGTTTATTCTATTAATTCAGACTATGCTCtacatgaatccctaattttTATATGATTTTTGCCCTAGTCGGATTCTTAGAGTTCTGATTTTGCTTACTATGTTCTTGTTCTCATAAAGTTGTGCTAAATCAGTGTTATTTTTTACTTTTGAATCCTTGAGTCTTTGTGATTGATCCTTCGCTGATTTCGCATGATACTCTCTACTAATATTTAGCCTTGTAAAATATTTTCTGACCTTATTCTATGGTCAATTATCctattaattgatttcttaagTATTTTTCTTGATTGAAATATgttgaacctagcctctattacatgttgtg
This region includes:
- the LOC138876172 gene encoding uncharacterized protein, encoding MDCSAIIEEEEEEGLTIQSLEKRVVLKNWTATPSRDRRVPGEDITEAYDGWRTFFDGAANFKGVSIGAVLVLETGQKYLVSAKLRFLCTNNMIEYEADILGLNMTIDIQELLVIGDSDFLVHQVQGEWATKYSKIFPYLHYVQELRKRFTKIEF